The Blautia hydrogenotrophica DSM 10507 genome window below encodes:
- a CDS encoding DUF5721 family protein, whose amino-acid sequence MIALQITDLKDFMNRLLKSDLFDPFWVVEVSITTYNTFLIDGSLHRDFLDSSALEILDKTKRTHSLWREVKPFCLSIIRGKHTPLHFKIVFQLSRENTNRMLSDSGISLAPEDISGLYLNFLFNGSQLTATTGTSYRIFTMDKTFDTIWDKMLIHYFKKHNISYEQL is encoded by the coding sequence ATGATTGCTTTACAGATTACAGATTTAAAAGACTTTATGAATCGGCTACTAAAGAGTGATCTCTTCGACCCTTTTTGGGTGGTGGAGGTGTCTATCACTACCTACAATACCTTCCTAATAGATGGGAGTTTACACCGTGATTTCTTAGACTCTTCTGCTTTGGAGATCCTAGATAAGACAAAACGTACTCACTCACTTTGGCGTGAGGTCAAACCATTCTGTCTGTCTATCATTCGCGGAAAGCACACACCTCTTCACTTTAAAATTGTATTCCAGCTCTCCCGAGAAAATACCAATCGTATGCTCTCAGACAGCGGCATCTCCCTTGCCCCAGAAGACATATCTGGACTTTATCTGAATTTCCTGTTCAACGGCTCTCAGTTAACTGCCACCACTGGAACCTCTTACCGTATTTTTACCATGGATAAGACTTTTGATACGATCTGGGATAAAATGCTTATCCATTATTTTAAAAAGCACAATATCTCTTACGAACAACTTTAA
- a CDS encoding cold-shock protein, translating into MNKGTVKWFNAEKGYGFITGEDGADVFVHFSAINGEGFKSLEEGQSVSYDLTEGARGMQAANVTKL; encoded by the coding sequence ATGAACAAAGGAACTGTGAAATGGTTCAATGCCGAAAAAGGTTATGGTTTCATTACTGGAGAAGACGGTGCAGATGTATTTGTACATTTCTCTGCAATCAACGGAGAAGGATTCAAGTCTTTAGAAGAAGGACAGTCTGTATCCTATGATCTGACAGAAGGGGCACGTGGCATGCAAGCAGCAAATGTCACCAAATTATAA
- a CDS encoding DegV family protein yields MSSYKIIIDSCGELLDDWKGDSRYESVPLILTVGGEDIVDDETFEQKSFLAKVAACPECPKSSCPSPEKYMQAFECEAEHVYAVTLSAELSGSYNSALLGRKLSLEEYPEKKIYVFNSRSASVGETLIALKITECEESGMSFEETVAEVESYIDSQNTFFVLENLETLRKNGRLSKVKALVASALKIKPVMGATKEGTICQLDQARGINKALVKMVDYVVEKTKDSGNKILAISHCNCPKRAEILKEAILERMELRDILVLNTAGVSSMYANDGGVIVVV; encoded by the coding sequence ATGAGCAGTTATAAGATAATAATAGATAGTTGTGGGGAATTGTTAGACGATTGGAAGGGAGATTCCAGATATGAATCGGTTCCCTTGATTCTCACAGTGGGTGGGGAAGATATTGTGGATGATGAAACTTTTGAGCAGAAATCTTTTTTGGCAAAAGTTGCAGCCTGTCCAGAATGTCCAAAGTCCTCTTGCCCTTCGCCAGAAAAATATATGCAGGCATTCGAGTGTGAGGCGGAACATGTCTATGCGGTCACACTCTCAGCAGAGCTCAGTGGTTCTTACAATAGTGCTCTGTTGGGGAGAAAATTGTCTTTGGAAGAATATCCGGAGAAGAAGATCTATGTATTTAATTCCCGTTCAGCTTCTGTGGGGGAGACTTTAATTGCATTGAAGATTACGGAGTGCGAGGAGTCCGGAATGTCTTTTGAGGAGACAGTAGCAGAGGTTGAGAGCTATATTGATTCCCAGAATACCTTTTTTGTCCTAGAAAACCTAGAGACACTCCGCAAAAACGGAAGACTCAGCAAAGTAAAAGCTTTAGTTGCTTCTGCTTTAAAAATCAAACCTGTCATGGGGGCGACGAAAGAGGGAACAATTTGTCAGCTAGACCAGGCAAGAGGAATCAATAAAGCTTTGGTTAAAATGGTTGACTATGTGGTGGAGAAGACAAAGGATAGTGGAAATAAAATACTGGCAATTTCTCATTGCAACTGTCCAAAAAGGGCGGAGATTTTAAAGGAAGCGATCTTAGAGAGAATGGAACTGAGGGATATCTTAGTGTTGAATACCGCAGGGGTCAGTAGTATGTACGCCAATGACGGTGGAGTGATTGTGGTAGTTTGA
- the htpG gene encoding molecular chaperone HtpG yields the protein MAAKHGSLSINSENIFPIIKKWLYSDHDIFVREMVSNGCDAITKLKKLEVMGEYSFPDDYKAQINVIVNPEEKTLKFIDTGLGMTADEVEEYITQIAFSGATEFLEKYKDKTTDDQMIGHFGLGFYSAFMVADEVHIDTLSYKEGSTAVHWTCDGGTEYDIQDGNKNTVGTEITLFLNEDSLEFSNEYRMREVLEKYCSFMPVNIYLSKANAEQEYETIEESDLRDDDVIVERIHEEAKTEEKENENGEKEIVEVSPAKDKVKINKRPVSLSDTHPLWTKHPNECDDEDYRSFYRKVFLDYKEPLFWIHLNMDYPFNLKGILYFPKINTEYDSIEGTIKLYNNQVFIADNIKEVIPEFLMLLKGVIDCPDLPLNVSRSALQNDGFVQKISEYITKKVADKLTGMCKTDRESYEKYWDDISPFIKFGCIKDQKFSEKMMDYILFKNLDDQYLTLKDCIEKNKKETDESITEETTTEEQDKENKEEDSEKEPKKTILYYVTDPVQQSQYINLFKEQGMDAVILRHNIDTAFISHLEQLNQEIRFQRIDADVTDSLKEDAETDEELAKSLTELFRKNLNKEKLEVKVEKLKNENLSAMMTLSEDSRRMQEMMKMYNMYGMDPNMFGGDETLVLNANHPLVQFVVEHQDSQKVPIICEQLYDLAMLSHKQLSPEEMTRFVNRSNEIMMMLTDINA from the coding sequence ATGGCTGCAAAGCATGGTAGTTTATCAATCAATAGTGAAAATATCTTCCCCATTATAAAAAAATGGCTATATTCCGATCATGATATTTTCGTACGTGAAATGGTATCAAACGGCTGTGACGCCATCACAAAGCTAAAAAAACTGGAAGTTATGGGAGAATACAGTTTCCCCGACGACTACAAAGCACAGATCAATGTAATTGTCAATCCCGAAGAAAAGACACTGAAATTCATAGACACTGGACTCGGCATGACCGCCGATGAAGTTGAGGAATATATTACCCAGATTGCCTTCTCAGGAGCTACAGAATTCCTAGAAAAATACAAAGACAAAACTACTGACGATCAAATGATTGGCCATTTTGGTCTTGGTTTTTATTCCGCATTTATGGTAGCTGATGAAGTCCACATCGACACGCTTTCTTACAAGGAAGGCTCCACCGCTGTCCATTGGACTTGCGACGGCGGTACTGAGTATGATATTCAGGACGGAAATAAGAACACCGTCGGTACTGAAATCACGCTCTTTTTGAATGAGGACAGCTTAGAATTCTCCAACGAGTATCGCATGCGAGAAGTACTGGAAAAATACTGTTCTTTCATGCCTGTGAACATCTATCTGTCCAAGGCCAACGCTGAACAGGAGTATGAGACCATAGAAGAGTCTGATTTAAGGGACGACGATGTGATCGTAGAGCGTATTCACGAAGAGGCAAAGACAGAAGAAAAAGAAAATGAAAATGGCGAGAAAGAGATTGTAGAAGTATCTCCTGCCAAGGATAAGGTCAAAATAAATAAGCGTCCAGTCTCTCTAAGCGACACTCATCCACTGTGGACCAAACATCCCAATGAATGCGACGATGAAGATTATCGCAGCTTTTACCGCAAAGTCTTCTTAGACTACAAAGAACCTTTGTTCTGGATTCACTTAAACATGGATTATCCGTTTAATCTGAAGGGAATTCTCTATTTTCCTAAAATTAACACCGAGTACGATTCCATCGAGGGAACGATCAAACTATACAATAATCAGGTCTTTATCGCAGACAACATCAAGGAAGTTATCCCTGAATTCCTGATGCTTTTAAAAGGTGTGATTGATTGTCCAGATCTTCCTCTGAATGTATCCAGAAGCGCGCTTCAAAACGATGGCTTTGTCCAGAAAATCTCGGAGTATATCACGAAAAAAGTAGCTGACAAATTGACAGGAATGTGCAAAACAGACCGGGAATCCTATGAAAAATACTGGGATGACATCAGTCCTTTCATCAAATTCGGCTGTATCAAAGATCAAAAGTTTTCTGAAAAGATGATGGACTATATTCTCTTTAAGAATCTAGATGACCAATATCTGACCTTAAAAGACTGCATCGAGAAAAATAAGAAAGAGACCGATGAATCCATCACTGAAGAGACAACAACCGAAGAGCAGGATAAAGAAAATAAAGAGGAGGATTCTGAGAAAGAACCAAAGAAAACGATTCTCTACTACGTCACAGACCCTGTGCAGCAAAGCCAGTACATCAATCTGTTCAAAGAACAGGGGATGGATGCAGTAATTCTTCGCCACAACATTGATACTGCTTTTATCTCCCATCTGGAGCAGCTCAACCAGGAAATCCGTTTCCAGAGAATTGATGCCGACGTGACAGACAGTCTAAAGGAGGATGCCGAGACCGACGAAGAATTGGCAAAATCCTTGACCGAGCTTTTCCGCAAAAACCTGAACAAAGAAAAGCTGGAAGTAAAAGTAGAAAAACTAAAAAATGAGAACTTGTCTGCAATGATGACCCTGTCCGAGGACAGCCGCCGTATGCAGGAAATGATGAAAATGTACAATATGTATGGGATGGACCCGAACATGTTTGGCGGTGACGAGACTCTCGTACTCAATGCGAACCATCCTCTGGTACAGTTTGTAGTAGAACACCAGGATTCCCAAAAAGTTCC